The Anomaloglossus baeobatrachus isolate aAnoBae1 chromosome 10, aAnoBae1.hap1, whole genome shotgun sequence genome has a segment encoding these proteins:
- the LOC142254320 gene encoding olfactory receptor 11A1-like, with protein MCGNNHTIVNNVVLHGFKNLYDYNFNILLFFFVFSIFVSILVGNLLIIVLVSISYHLRHPMYFFLKNLAIVDVLFTSNILPALLHVVLWGSGHLSITGCILQFYLHSFLAFTQSFLLTIMSYDRYLAICLPLRYAAIMNVRTCLYLVSFSWIFSYVLISSEVIFVFQLQFCDSEDIDNFFCDFAQILEISSSDYSVITWVDFVICLFTIFFPFVFVVVSYICIFITILKISSISGQKKAFSTCSSHLAIVSIYYGTLIAIYMAPSGDSSQSKFKSLIYIVLTPFINPIIYSLRNQEILQSLKKLINKNRKMKE; from the coding sequence ATGTGTGGAAACAATCACACCATCGTAAATAATGTTGTTCTCCATGGATTCAAAAACCTTTACGACTACAACTTTAATATTCTGCTTTTCTTCTTTGTCTTTTCAATTTTCGTAAGTATATTAGTTGGAAATCTTCTTATCATTGTATTAGTATCGATCAGTTATCATCTTAGACATCCCATGTACTTCTTCCTCAAGAACCTAGCAATCGTTGATGTATTATTCACATCAAACATCTTACCGGCATTGTTACATGTCGTACTGTGGGGCAGCGGTCACTTATCGATAACTGGATGCATTCTTCAATTTTATTTACACAGCTTTCTTGCGTTTACACAGTCGTTCTTACTGACAATTATGTCCTATGATCGATACCTCGCCATCTGTCTCCCATTACGATATGCCGCCATCATGAATGTTAGAACTTGTCTCTACCTCGTGAGCTTTTCTTGGATTTTTTCCTACGTTCTTATCTCAAGTGAGGTTATTTTTGTGTTCCAGCTCCAGTTTTGTGATTCGGAGGATATTGATAATTTCTTTTGTGACTTTGCTCAAATTCTTGAAATATCATCTTCAGACTATTCAGTCATAACCTGGGTGGATTTTGTAATCTGCCTTTTTACCATCTTTTTTCCATTCGTATTTGTCGTTGTATCTTATATCTGCATCTTTATTACCATCCTCAAGATTTCTTCCATCAGTGGACAGAAGAAGGCTTTCTCCACCTGTAGCTCTCACCTTGCGATTGTCTCCATTTACTACGGCACTCTGATTGCTATCTATATGGCGCCATCCGGAGATTCATCTCAGTCTAAGTTTAAGTCTTTAATCTACATTGTGTTAACGCCATTTATTAATCCTATTATTTACAGTTTAAGGAACCAAGAGATATTGCAGAGTTTAAAGAAACTTATCAATAAGAATAGAAAAATGAAGGAATAG